In the Chryseobacterium sp. MYb264 genome, one interval contains:
- a CDS encoding SulP family inorganic anion transporter: MKLFEFSHKINYKNELLAGLTVAMTMIPESLSFAILAGLSPLTGLYAAFIMGLVTAVFGGRPGMVSGGAGATIVVLIALIKTHGIEYLFATVVLAGIFQMLVGIFKLGKFVRLIPQPVMYGFLNGLAVIIFMAQVEQFKVIDASGAASWLQGTSLYIMSGLVALTIAIVYFFPKITKVVPASLVAILIVFGIVFGFGINTKTVADIAHISGSLPSFHIPSIPFSVETLQIIFPYALIMAGVGLIESLLTLSMVDEITNSKGNANKESVAQGLANITNGFFGGMGGCAMVAQTLVNLNAGSRARLSGIIASITILIIILVGAPFIERIPMAALVGVMMMVAISTFQWVSIRIVNKMPKSDIFVGITVALITIVLHNLALAVLVGVIISALVFAWDNAKRIRARKHIDENGVKHYEILGPLFFGSVTTFTDKFDPENDPNEVVIDFKESRIVDMSAIDALDKLSKKYSQLNKKLHLKHLSEDCIRMLKNAEAVIEVNIQEDPTYKVMPER; this comes from the coding sequence ATGAAACTATTTGAATTTTCACATAAAATAAATTATAAAAACGAATTGTTGGCAGGGCTTACCGTCGCAATGACCATGATCCCCGAATCTCTGTCTTTTGCTATTCTTGCGGGCCTTTCTCCACTCACAGGACTTTATGCCGCCTTTATAATGGGGCTGGTAACCGCAGTTTTCGGGGGACGACCCGGAATGGTTTCCGGGGGGGCAGGAGCCACGATTGTAGTTCTGATCGCTCTAATTAAAACCCACGGAATAGAGTATCTCTTCGCTACTGTTGTGCTCGCCGGGATTTTTCAGATGCTGGTTGGTATTTTCAAACTCGGAAAATTCGTGCGATTAATTCCTCAGCCTGTTATGTATGGTTTTTTAAATGGTCTGGCAGTCATTATTTTTATGGCACAGGTAGAACAGTTTAAGGTTATTGATGCAAGTGGGGCGGCCAGCTGGCTACAGGGGACTTCTTTATATATAATGTCCGGATTGGTGGCGTTAACGATTGCCATTGTTTATTTTTTTCCTAAAATAACGAAAGTTGTTCCGGCTTCTTTAGTCGCTATTTTAATCGTTTTCGGAATCGTTTTCGGTTTTGGAATTAATACAAAAACAGTTGCAGACATTGCTCACATTAGCGGAAGTTTACCAAGTTTTCATATTCCAAGTATTCCTTTTTCAGTGGAAACTTTACAAATTATCTTCCCTTATGCTTTAATTATGGCTGGTGTCGGTTTAATAGAGTCACTATTAACATTATCTATGGTCGATGAAATCACAAATTCAAAAGGAAATGCCAACAAAGAATCTGTCGCTCAGGGCTTAGCTAATATTACTAACGGTTTCTTTGGCGGAATGGGAGGTTGTGCGATGGTAGCCCAAACTTTGGTTAACCTAAATGCAGGTTCAAGAGCCAGACTTTCCGGAATTATCGCATCAATTACCATTTTAATTATCATTTTGGTCGGAGCTCCATTTATCGAAAGAATTCCGATGGCGGCTTTGGTTGGGGTAATGATGATGGTTGCCATCAGTACTTTTCAGTGGGTGTCTATCAGAATTGTCAACAAAATGCCGAAATCCGATATTTTTGTTGGAATCACAGTAGCTTTGATTACTATTGTTCTTCACAATTTAGCGTTGGCAGTTTTGGTTGGAGTTATTATTTCAGCTTTAGTTTTTGCGTGGGATAATGCGAAAAGAATTCGTGCAAGGAAGCACATTGACGAAAATGGTGTTAAACATTACGAAATTCTCGGACCATTATTCTTCGGTTCTGTTACAACATTTACAGATAAATTTGATCCCGAAAATGATCCAAACGAAGTGGTCATCGATTTCAAAGAAAGTCGAATTGTAGATATGAGCGCCATCGATGCATTAGACAAACTATCAAAAAAATACAGTCAGCTCAATAAAAAACTTCATTTAAAACATTTAAGCGAAGACTGCATTAGAATGCTGAAAAATGCCGAAGCTGTAATCGAAGTCAATATCCAGGAAGACCCGACGTATAAAGTAATGCCCGAAAGGTAG
- the fusA gene encoding elongation factor G, whose protein sequence is MKYNTRNIGIIAHVDAGKTTLTERLLYYTGMIHKIGNVDEGNTTMDKDIQEKNRGITISSAAISTQWKKDDNIFNINIIDTPGHIDFAVEVERSLRVLDSVVAVFCASSGVQPQTENVWFQAEKHGISKICFINKMDRIGADFFAVLNEIKTKLNAVPLALQIPIGSEDRFEGVIDLIRQKALYWIDENGEIIIEKEIPENYQAEADEFRLKLMETLAEYDEIFFEKFMSSENEISEEMIFKAIQRTCQVRSLVPVLCGSAFKNKGVQPLLDAIVNYLPSPNQLSSIKGKDAKTEETIEIERNEKETFSGLVFKVVIDKHMGKLSMLRIYSGKIKSGDTIQNVRTGENFRISRILQMQSDKTLTIEEGKAGDIVALTGIKDAKTGDSLSSIEQSVLLESITIPAPVIRVSIEPKTNADEKSFGLVLAKIQEEDPSLFVERDRQTGETLLSGLGELHLEVTLEKIRLNHGIEINQGKPKVSYKEILTETKIHREKLVKQNGGSGQFADITFEIGPRNDLGIGLEFINQIKGGVVPSEYIPSVEKGFREAMENGALSGNPLESMKVTLLDGSTHSEDSGAYDFEMAARDGFRAVAKSCKPKLLEPIMQVEIQSIEEYTGVVTADINKRRGIITSIDEKSGRKIFTAEVPLASTFGYISDLRTLTSGRASISMKLSHYALVPDFIANTLIT, encoded by the coding sequence ATGAAATACAACACACGAAATATAGGGATTATAGCACACGTCGATGCAGGAAAAACGACTTTAACGGAAAGATTGCTTTATTACACCGGAATGATCCACAAAATCGGAAACGTAGATGAAGGAAATACCACGATGGATAAAGACATTCAGGAGAAAAACCGAGGAATTACCATTTCATCTGCCGCGATTTCTACACAATGGAAAAAGGATGATAACATTTTCAATATCAATATTATTGATACTCCGGGACATATTGATTTTGCCGTAGAAGTTGAACGTTCTTTACGAGTTTTGGACAGCGTTGTCGCGGTTTTCTGCGCTTCTTCTGGAGTTCAGCCACAAACGGAAAACGTCTGGTTCCAAGCTGAGAAACATGGAATTTCAAAGATTTGTTTCATTAATAAAATGGACAGAATCGGAGCCGATTTCTTTGCTGTTTTGAATGAAATTAAAACTAAATTGAATGCGGTTCCTTTGGCTTTGCAAATTCCAATCGGTTCTGAAGATCGATTTGAAGGCGTTATTGATTTAATCAGACAAAAAGCTTTGTATTGGATTGACGAAAACGGAGAAATCATTATCGAGAAGGAAATTCCTGAAAATTATCAAGCTGAAGCTGATGAATTCAGATTAAAATTAATGGAAACATTAGCAGAATATGATGAAATTTTCTTTGAAAAATTCATGAGTTCTGAAAACGAAATTTCTGAGGAAATGATTTTTAAAGCCATCCAAAGAACTTGTCAGGTAAGAAGTTTAGTTCCTGTTTTATGTGGTTCTGCTTTCAAGAATAAAGGCGTTCAACCTTTGCTTGATGCCATCGTTAATTATCTTCCATCTCCGAATCAATTATCTTCTATTAAAGGAAAAGATGCGAAAACGGAAGAAACCATCGAAATAGAAAGGAATGAAAAAGAAACTTTTTCAGGATTGGTTTTCAAAGTGGTAATCGATAAACATATGGGTAAACTTTCGATGTTGAGAATTTATTCCGGAAAGATAAAATCAGGCGACACGATTCAGAATGTAAGAACAGGTGAAAATTTCAGGATTTCGAGAATTTTGCAGATGCAATCGGACAAAACCTTAACGATTGAAGAAGGAAAAGCGGGAGATATCGTTGCTTTAACGGGAATAAAAGATGCAAAAACAGGCGATTCTTTATCGAGTATCGAACAATCTGTTTTGCTTGAATCTATTACGATTCCGGCTCCGGTTATCAGAGTTTCAATTGAACCGAAAACGAATGCCGATGAAAAATCTTTCGGATTGGTTTTGGCGAAAATTCAGGAAGAAGATCCGTCGTTATTCGTGGAAAGAGACCGGCAAACGGGAGAAACTTTGTTGAGTGGTTTAGGAGAATTGCATCTTGAAGTGACATTAGAAAAGATCCGATTGAATCACGGAATTGAAATCAATCAGGGAAAACCTAAAGTTTCGTACAAGGAAATTTTAACGGAAACCAAAATTCACAGAGAAAAACTAGTGAAACAAAATGGTGGAAGCGGACAATTTGCGGACATTACTTTTGAAATCGGACCTAGAAATGATCTTGGAATTGGTTTAGAATTCATTAATCAAATCAAAGGAGGAGTTGTTCCGAGTGAATATATTCCATCTGTTGAAAAAGGTTTCAGAGAAGCGATGGAAAACGGAGCTTTGAGTGGAAACCCTTTGGAAAGTATGAAAGTTACCCTTCTGGATGGCTCGACTCACTCTGAAGATTCCGGAGCTTATGATTTTGAAATGGCTGCAAGAGATGGTTTCAGAGCGGTTGCAAAAAGTTGCAAACCGAAATTATTGGAACCGATTATGCAGGTTGAAATTCAAAGTATTGAAGAATACACGGGAGTTGTGACCGCCGATATCAACAAACGAAGAGGAATTATCACTTCGATTGATGAAAAATCAGGGAGAAAAATCTTCACGGCGGAAGTTCCTTTGGCTTCTACTTTCGGATATATTTCGGATCTGAGAACGTTGACGAGCGGTAGAGCTTCGATCAGCATGAAGTTGTCACACTATGCTTTGGTACCTGATTTCATTGCCAATACGCTAATAACCTAA
- a CDS encoding HAD family hydrolase, whose translation MKTDIDIHNHSHFSFDLWLTLIKSHPEFKAKRVELFSSFFNVEKPIDEVAKTVKYYDDLCNAINEVTGGNVDTFEIYLLILNSLNVDIKQLNRDVLNEFYQKSEDLFLEYSPVVIFENIHDFFDEIKNQGKTINILSNTGFIKGKTMRKFLINENLDQYIDFHIYSDEINCSKPNPQIFQAVKNLIKNQDLSLNQILHIGDNLIADYKGAKDFGFNAHLLKH comes from the coding sequence TTGAAAACAGATATCGACATCCACAATCACTCACATTTTTCTTTTGATTTGTGGCTTACTTTAATAAAATCTCACCCTGAATTTAAAGCAAAAAGAGTTGAGCTTTTTTCCTCGTTTTTTAATGTGGAAAAACCAATTGATGAAGTTGCGAAAACAGTAAAATATTATGACGATTTGTGTAATGCCATTAATGAAGTAACTGGTGGAAATGTAGACACTTTCGAAATTTATTTATTGATTTTAAATTCTCTGAATGTAGATATTAAACAATTGAATAGAGATGTTTTAAACGAGTTTTATCAAAAAAGCGAAGATCTTTTTTTAGAATATAGCCCGGTTGTGATATTTGAAAATATTCATGATTTTTTTGATGAAATTAAAAATCAAGGGAAGACGATAAATATTTTGAGCAATACTGGTTTTATCAAAGGAAAAACAATGCGTAAATTCCTTATTAATGAGAATCTGGATCAGTACATTGATTTTCATATTTACTCTGATGAGATCAATTGCTCAAAACCAAATCCTCAGATATTTCAGGCAGTTAAAAATTTAATTAAAAATCAGGATTTAAGTTTAAATCAAATTTTGCACATCGGCGATAATCTGATTGCAGATTACAAAGGGGCAAAAGACTTTGGTTTTAATGCTCATTTATTAAAACACTAA
- a CDS encoding phosphoribosyltransferase family protein produces MNKRYSLHHIHSADEFTFSPAEYSYFKYGDRSFAEKFAKELFAGFIASHEKILNTDQQIVVLPSPYMAIPTASNFLCFYFKKHLDFYLFQKGKKSSILSKINRNHTYTTDYGNLSFEDRKNLIANDTYYLDKDFLKGKLCIFIDDIKITGSHEFTVNKILHEYNVEGDFLFMYYAELMNFELDPKIENFFNYYAVKNVEHIAEVMMKPSFEFNTRIVKYILGLDSGNFDYLTSKVKKQQMNHLLELAISNNYHLIKEFENNINTLTQTELNYGY; encoded by the coding sequence ATGAATAAAAGATATAGTTTACATCACATTCATTCGGCGGATGAGTTTACATTTTCGCCCGCAGAATATAGTTATTTTAAATACGGAGACAGGTCGTTTGCAGAAAAATTTGCAAAAGAATTGTTTGCCGGTTTTATTGCTTCTCATGAAAAAATTTTGAACACAGATCAGCAGATCGTTGTGTTGCCAAGTCCTTATATGGCGATTCCGACGGCTTCTAATTTCCTGTGCTTTTACTTTAAAAAGCATTTGGATTTTTATTTGTTTCAGAAAGGAAAAAAATCAAGCATTTTATCAAAAATCAATAGAAATCATACCTATACAACAGATTACGGAAATCTAAGCTTTGAAGACCGTAAAAATCTGATTGCCAATGATACTTATTATCTGGATAAGGATTTTCTTAAAGGAAAACTTTGTATTTTTATAGACGATATTAAAATTACGGGAAGTCATGAGTTTACAGTGAATAAAATTTTACATGAATATAATGTAGAAGGCGACTTTTTATTCATGTATTATGCTGAACTGATGAATTTTGAACTCGATCCTAAGATTGAAAATTTTTTCAATTATTATGCGGTGAAAAACGTGGAGCATATTGCTGAAGTTATGATGAAGCCCAGTTTTGAGTTCAATACAAGGATTGTAAAATATATTTTAGGTTTAGATTCAGGTAATTTTGATTATCTTACGTCTAAAGTAAAAAAACAACAGATGAACCATTTATTGGAACTGGCAATCAGTAATAATTACCATCTTATAAAAGAATTTGAAAATAATATAAACACTTTAACGCAAACAGAACTAAATTATGGCTATTAA
- a CDS encoding TerD family protein — translation MAINLQKGQRENINAPKFTVGLGWDTNNTSTGTAFDLDASLFLLGENKKLISDNHFIFYNNLESPDKSVIHTGDNLTGEGAGDDEQIKIDLTKIDAAVKEITVVVTIHDADARRQNFGQVRNSFIRIFNTETNEEILKYELDEDFSIETAVEFGRIYNRNGEWKFEAVGAGQREGLDKFVSIYQ, via the coding sequence ATGGCTATTAACTTACAGAAAGGACAGAGAGAAAATATAAATGCACCAAAATTTACGGTTGGACTGGGATGGGATACCAACAATACCTCTACCGGTACAGCTTTCGATCTGGATGCATCTCTATTTTTATTGGGAGAAAATAAAAAGTTAATTTCGGATAATCATTTTATTTTTTACAACAATTTGGAGTCTCCGGATAAATCGGTAATTCATACGGGAGATAATCTTACGGGAGAAGGAGCAGGTGACGATGAGCAGATAAAAATTGATTTAACTAAAATTGATGCTGCTGTGAAAGAGATTACCGTTGTGGTGACAATTCACGATGCGGATGCGAGAAGACAAAACTTCGGTCAGGTTAGAAATTCTTTTATCAGAATTTTCAATACAGAGACGAATGAAGAAATATTAAAATATGAATTAGATGAAGATTTCTCTATCGAGACTGCGGTGGAGTTCGGAAGAATTTATAACAGAAACGGAGAGTGGAAATTTGAAGCCGTAGGTGCGGGACAGAGAGAAGGCCTGGACAAATTTGTATCAATCTATCAATAA
- a CDS encoding toxic anion resistance protein has product MDNQENQPIDPLGSIEPLKTFEPTPMAPPTPATPSMAPGPVIDRDGNVQLTQLQTEERKKYEVLADAIDETNPGSIVNFGAELQRTLSNQSDSFLGNVRRSNSGEVGELINNLLVELNYVDVEELNQNKFKSFLSKLPFMKSVMTQIENLFAKYDKIINNIDQISYKVNAGIITSTKDNAVLQTIFESNINAIKQIEELVIVGNLRMERAGAELTHMEANPQEFQDYQIADKRDFIARLDRRLADLKVVRLIMMQSLPQIRLVQNNNVSIAEKAQTILTTTLPLWKNQLSLAVAMYRQQQNIEIQQKVSSTTEDILRKNAERLGQNSINVARANEQTIVSVETLRETTSKLINTLNEVKQIQKQGAEGRRKLDQDLMTLEHELKANVRG; this is encoded by the coding sequence ATGGACAATCAGGAAAATCAACCTATAGATCCTCTTGGATCAATCGAGCCCCTAAAAACGTTTGAGCCTACACCAATGGCTCCTCCTACTCCCGCAACGCCGAGTATGGCACCGGGACCGGTGATAGACAGAGACGGGAATGTACAGTTAACCCAGCTTCAGACAGAAGAGCGTAAAAAATATGAGGTTCTTGCCGATGCGATCGATGAAACCAATCCGGGATCTATCGTTAACTTCGGAGCAGAGCTTCAGCGAACGTTATCCAATCAGAGTGACAGTTTCTTAGGGAATGTCCGAAGATCTAATTCCGGGGAAGTCGGGGAATTAATCAATAATCTATTGGTAGAACTCAATTATGTAGATGTCGAGGAACTCAATCAAAATAAATTCAAAAGTTTTCTAAGCAAATTACCTTTTATGAAAAGTGTAATGACACAGATTGAGAATTTATTTGCCAAATACGATAAAATTATCAACAATATTGATCAGATTTCTTACAAAGTAAATGCGGGAATTATTACTTCTACAAAAGATAATGCGGTTTTGCAGACCATTTTTGAAAGTAATATCAATGCCATCAAGCAAATTGAGGAACTGGTGATCGTCGGAAACCTGAGAATGGAAAGAGCCGGTGCAGAGCTCACTCACATGGAGGCTAACCCACAGGAATTTCAGGATTATCAGATTGCGGATAAGAGAGATTTTATTGCAAGATTAGACAGAAGACTGGCGGATCTTAAAGTTGTGCGTCTGATCATGATGCAGTCGCTTCCGCAGATCAGGCTTGTTCAGAACAACAACGTTTCGATTGCTGAGAAAGCGCAGACTATTCTAACGACTACTTTACCTCTTTGGAAAAATCAGCTTTCATTGGCGGTTGCCATGTACAGACAACAGCAGAATATTGAAATTCAGCAGAAAGTTTCCAGCACAACGGAAGATATTCTCAGAAAGAATGCAGAAAGACTGGGGCAAAACTCGATCAATGTGGCAAGAGCTAACGAACAGACTATTGTTTCTGTAGAAACATTAAGAGAAACCACTTCAAAGCTGATCAATACTTTAAACGAAGTGAAACAGATCCAGAAACAAGGAGCAGAAGGAAGAAGAAAGCTGGATCAGGATTTGATGACGCTGGAACACGAACTAAAAGCAAACGTAAGAGGATAA
- a CDS encoding TerD family protein, translated as MAINLQKGQRINLTKENGATLTQACVGINWGAIEKKGFFGGITREAVDLDASCILYDANRNATEVIYFGNLKSKNGAVKHSGDDLTGDVNGNDGLDNEVITVDFSNLDSNVEHVALVLNSYKGQDFGTIPFASIRIYEGTPTNVREVFAKYDIANDASFRGHVAMVMGVFYKRNNEWKFNAVGDPTADRKLQETIETVKQKYL; from the coding sequence ATGGCTATTAATTTACAAAAAGGTCAAAGAATTAACCTGACGAAGGAAAATGGGGCAACACTTACCCAGGCTTGTGTAGGAATCAACTGGGGAGCAATTGAAAAAAAAGGATTTTTCGGCGGAATCACGAGGGAAGCTGTAGATCTGGATGCAAGCTGTATTTTATATGATGCCAACAGAAACGCTACAGAAGTCATTTATTTCGGAAATCTGAAATCTAAAAACGGAGCTGTAAAGCATAGTGGTGATGATTTAACAGGTGACGTGAATGGGAATGACGGTCTTGACAATGAAGTAATTACTGTAGATTTCAGTAATTTAGATTCAAATGTTGAGCACGTAGCTTTGGTTTTGAACAGCTATAAAGGTCAGGATTTTGGAACAATTCCTTTCGCTTCAATCAGAATTTATGAAGGAACACCAACGAATGTAAGAGAGGTTTTCGCTAAATATGATATTGCTAATGATGCTTCTTTCAGAGGACATGTAGCAATGGTAATGGGTGTTTTCTACAAAAGAAATAATGAATGGAAATTCAACGCGGTAGGAGACCCTACAGCAGACAGAAAATTGCAGGAAACCATAGAAACGGTGAAGCAAAAATATTTGTAA
- a CDS encoding TerC/Alx family metal homeostasis membrane protein gives MDKHQSIIDLHPGLVWGFAVTVVIMLLLDLGVFNKKSHEVSSKEATIWSIVWISLSMVFSGVVYWVFNTDGTPESHNLAIDKFTQYQAAYWVEKALSVDNLFVFILVFGFFKVPKYLHHKVLFWGIIGALIFRAIFIFAGVGLINLTYLPTMNIFGQAVDINIVMVLFGLFLVYAGIKSWGDGGDDEDEDYSNTAGAKLIKRFWKVSDNYVGDKFFTVQNGIKMATPLLVVVAVIEFTDVLFAVDSIPAIFAISDDPFILYTSNIFAILGLRSLYFLLANFIHMFSKLPYGLAIILSFIGVKMLIAPWIHISSPVSLGIVGGVLVISVILSIIFPDKEDKEEKEKIEE, from the coding sequence GTGGACAAACATCAAAGTATTATAGATCTTCATCCAGGGTTGGTGTGGGGATTTGCGGTAACGGTTGTTATCATGTTACTCCTTGACTTAGGAGTTTTTAACAAAAAAAGTCATGAGGTTTCTTCCAAAGAAGCCACCATCTGGTCAATTGTCTGGATTTCTTTGTCTATGGTATTTTCCGGAGTCGTTTATTGGGTTTTCAATACCGACGGAACACCGGAAAGTCACAATTTGGCAATTGATAAATTTACGCAATATCAGGCCGCTTATTGGGTTGAAAAGGCACTTTCAGTGGATAACCTCTTTGTATTTATCTTAGTTTTCGGATTCTTTAAAGTGCCGAAATATCTTCACCATAAGGTGCTTTTCTGGGGAATTATCGGAGCATTGATTTTCAGAGCAATCTTCATTTTTGCCGGAGTTGGATTAATTAATTTGACTTATTTACCTACAATGAATATTTTCGGACAGGCCGTTGATATTAATATTGTTATGGTTCTTTTCGGTTTATTCCTTGTCTATGCCGGGATCAAATCCTGGGGAGACGGTGGCGATGATGAAGATGAAGATTACAGCAATACTGCCGGCGCTAAACTGATTAAAAGATTCTGGAAAGTTTCTGATAATTATGTTGGAGACAAATTTTTCACCGTTCAGAATGGTATCAAAATGGCGACTCCGCTTTTGGTGGTTGTGGCGGTTATTGAGTTTACAGACGTATTGTTCGCGGTAGATTCTATTCCGGCGATCTTCGCTATTTCGGATGACCCTTTCATTCTTTACACCTCGAATATCTTTGCCATTTTAGGCTTAAGATCCCTGTATTTTCTTTTGGCGAACTTTATTCACATGTTCAGCAAATTGCCTTACGGATTGGCCATTATCCTGTCATTCATCGGAGTTAAAATGCTGATTGCACCATGGATTCACATTTCATCACCAGTTTCTTTAGGAATTGTAGGTGGAGTATTGGTAATCTCGGTAATCTTGTCAATCATTTTCCCTGATAAAGAGGATAAAGAGGAGAAAGAGAAAATAGAAGAATAA
- a CDS encoding catalase, translating into MPSPLKYNKKYDKLTDEEKELLEINKKSIADFVEQSSTISDVNYATRNAHAKTYAVAKGEFIIDKNVPEELQPFFDKERYELMIRFSNAQLKINDSKKDVPAYGFSVKIKDENGDLLANYPLVNFPLFPINSVSTFLKLFTSVNRFYIKKWSSFSLMLQILKVIPSTFTGSFLKNGFKLFAKRNDFILSFDYHSVGAYRLGENMMKIKLQPKSVDKNFDKKKRPKDALNRYFNENDFYADVLIQICYDLKHQPINRLNVEWKNSPFIKIGEVKIEKGALQNPTACENELLSFNPFESKYYFQPVGKIQKLRDEAYKVSLQTRQKINKLLKYK; encoded by the coding sequence ATGCCAAGTCCATTAAAATATAATAAGAAATACGACAAGCTAACCGACGAAGAAAAGGAACTGCTTGAGATCAATAAAAAAAGTATCGCCGACTTTGTTGAACAGTCATCAACCATAAGCGATGTAAATTACGCCACCCGAAATGCCCATGCAAAGACCTATGCCGTAGCAAAAGGAGAATTCATCATTGATAAAAATGTACCTGAAGAACTTCAGCCTTTTTTTGATAAGGAAAGATATGAACTGATGATTCGTTTTTCGAATGCTCAATTGAAAATTAATGATAGCAAAAAAGATGTTCCTGCTTATGGATTTTCGGTGAAGATAAAAGATGAAAATGGAGATCTGCTAGCCAATTATCCTTTGGTGAACTTTCCTTTGTTCCCGATTAATTCCGTGAGTACTTTTTTGAAATTATTCACTTCTGTCAATCGGTTTTACATTAAAAAATGGAGTTCTTTTTCGTTGATGCTTCAGATTTTAAAAGTTATACCTTCCACTTTTACAGGTTCGTTCTTAAAAAATGGTTTTAAGCTTTTTGCTAAAAGAAATGATTTTATTTTATCATTCGATTATCATTCGGTTGGGGCTTACCGTTTGGGAGAAAATATGATGAAAATAAAACTTCAGCCTAAATCTGTTGATAAAAATTTCGATAAAAAAAAGAGACCAAAAGATGCTTTGAATCGTTATTTTAATGAAAATGATTTTTACGCCGATGTTTTAATTCAAATTTGTTACGATCTGAAGCATCAACCTATTAACAGATTAAATGTTGAATGGAAAAATTCGCCTTTCATCAAAATTGGAGAAGTAAAAATAGAAAAAGGTGCTTTACAAAATCCAACGGCTTGCGAAAACGAATTGTTGTCTTTTAATCCTTTTGAAAGTAAATATTATTTTCAGCCTGTTGGAAAGATCCAAAAATTGAGAGATGAAGCGTATAAGGTTTCGTTGCAAACTAGGCAAAAGATCAATAAGCTGTTGAAATATAAATAG
- a CDS encoding FKBP-type peptidyl-prolyl cis-trans isomerase produces the protein MGVADMLFKRKKELAEKNLKDGQEYMAEYGKRETVIELPSGLQYEIITEGDGAKPGPKSTVKCHYHGTTITGKVFDSSVKRGTPASFPLNKVIKGWTEALQLMPVGSKWRLILPAHLAYGDQQISKEIGPNSTLIFEVELLDIK, from the coding sequence ATGGGAGTAGCAGATATGTTATTTAAACGTAAAAAAGAATTGGCAGAGAAAAACCTGAAAGATGGTCAGGAATATATGGCAGAATACGGAAAAAGAGAAACGGTGATTGAATTACCAAGCGGATTGCAGTATGAGATCATCACGGAAGGTGATGGCGCAAAACCGGGACCGAAATCTACCGTAAAATGCCATTATCACGGAACTACAATCACTGGAAAAGTGTTCGATAGCTCTGTAAAAAGAGGGACTCCGGCTTCATTTCCTTTGAATAAAGTAATTAAAGGATGGACAGAAGCACTTCAGTTGATGCCTGTTGGAAGCAAGTGGAGATTAATTCTTCCTGCGCATCTGGCATATGGAGATCAGCAGATCAGCAAAGAAATTGGGCCAAACAGTACCCTTATTTTCGAAGTGGAATTATTGGATATCAAATAA
- a CDS encoding Rrf2 family transcriptional regulator: MNNTRFATAIHIMILLAKNPQEWLTSEWMAGSININAVVVRKEISVLREAGLIISRQGKEGGSQLSRNAESITISEIYSAVKNTELLGKKNQNPNPVCSVGREINNHLDHLFTETDRLVLNFLGDKSLQQFSDQFE; the protein is encoded by the coding sequence ATGAACAATACAAGATTTGCTACGGCAATACATATTATGATTTTACTGGCGAAAAACCCTCAGGAATGGTTAACTTCTGAGTGGATGGCGGGTAGCATCAATATCAACGCGGTTGTTGTACGTAAAGAGATCAGTGTTTTGAGAGAAGCGGGGCTCATAATAAGCCGACAGGGAAAAGAAGGGGGAAGTCAGCTTTCTAGAAACGCAGAATCTATTACAATTTCTGAAATTTATTCAGCGGTAAAAAATACGGAACTTTTAGGAAAGAAAAATCAAAATCCTAATCCGGTTTGTAGCGTGGGAAGAGAGATTAACAATCATCTGGATCATTTATTTACAGAAACTGATCGATTGGTTTTAAATTTTTTAGGAGATAAATCGCTTCAGCAATTTAGTGATCAATTTGAATGA